The following proteins are co-located in the Hydractinia symbiolongicarpus strain clone_291-10 chromosome 7, HSymV2.1, whole genome shotgun sequence genome:
- the LOC130648404 gene encoding L-tyrosine decarboxylase-like, which yields MAEKRKRHSLTPGKGKRPRQGECSGTVFDPLPQSDCYKKPWEALGAWFLGPRAENREVFSRLISKAIEWYADCREGYFPGDPCYIDSKVKGSKAYQSEIADTENQLKIMHDELSTSTPFFSTRYQGHMLWENTMPSMLGYFSGMLWNQNNVDSTISPVTTQYEIDVGQHLCQLMNFENDEKVSPWGHITGCGSIANLESLWAARNLKFHPLAVQAVVMSKNAGKLAVAADTPVYIPQMDSHVELSKCTKWQLLNLDVDTVCNLSGEVCDRAGVDKKVLEEKLKSESVINIGMTDFMQKHKILKTPVVCSPGTFHYSWPKSATVLGIGDQYVLPVHVDGNARQDMKELDLKLAECLKRKQAVFMVVAVIGTTEEGAVDPLDEIVAMRDKYRAQGLNYAIHADAAWGGYMLTMIQPPSEERRATCEERGEDFVPAIPLSDYAKKQYQTIKHADTVTIDPHKAGLCLYPAGALCYRNGTMKDLITLAATEVFHGDNDISVGVYGLEGSKPGAAAAGVLLSHRVIGLDQMGYGRILGQCQLLSKLFYCMWMTVAQDYDDWVCVNFIDLPELPPEFPQTEEEQKDYIRTRILGRDNEELAQDEEAMRFLRIVGPDALINTCAVNLIGNSDNLEAMNQLQNDIFDETNAGVGKNPKRVPIFLTTSTYEREKYGESLDQFKHRLGISADGNLDFLRNTCMSPFEANDLNVVVYGKLFRNVVLNCIGGLEVGGLGDPKVHHTFVVAGKADDEHGRVFLDYIPSFSTAGKQYHVVLSMLPATDTDRDRLRNAQRNQLSTFYLKTKGATTMKNFLRSDNTFMMEVYKGTNANKICDVTMKVDEVFRYFHLESLQASEHIEYPEHQKYFLYGDTKRAFISHVPTKSPDFHQVIELDELPHSVTPEMLDLGVIITIPEIPGRPLEIRGSIADPLQRDTYTVSFKGVQYADCETTITFANQNAKKYFNGNI from the exons GCCACAGTCAGATTGCTACAAGAAACCATGGGAAGCCTTGGGTGCTTGGTTTCTTGGACCACGTGCAGAAAACAGAGAAGTATTTAGCCGTCTTATATCGAAAGCCATCGAGTGGTATGCAGATTGTCGTGAGGGATACTTTCCCGGCGATCCTTGCTATATTGATAGCAAAGTAAAAGGCTCGAAAGCCTATCAGAGCGAAATTGCAGACACGGAAAATCAACTAAAGATTATGCATGATGAGTTAAGCACATCAACGCCATTTTTTAGCACAAGATATCAG GGACATATGTTATGGGAAAATACAATGCCATCCATGCTTGGTTACTTCTCTGGCATGCTTTGGAATCAGAATAATGTGGATTCTACCATATCTCCAGTCACAACACAATATGAAATTGATGTTGGACAGCATCTGTGTCAACTTATGAACTTCGAAAACGATGAAAAAGTTAGTCCATGGGGTCATATTACAGGATGCGGTTCCATAGCAAACTTAGAGTCTTTATGGGCAGCAAGAAATTTGAAGTTTCATCCATTGGCCGTACAAGCTGTTGTCATGTCGAAGAATGCTGGCAAACTTGCTG tcGCTGCAGATACTCCAGTATACATTCCACAAATGGACTCGCACGTAGAACTAAGTAAATGCACAAAGTGGCAACTGCTCAATCTTGATGTCGACACTGTTTGTAATTTATCAGGAGAAGTTTGTGATAGGGCAGGAGTGGATAAAAAAGTGCTAGAGGAGAAGTTAAAA AGCGAATCAGTTATTAATATTGGAATGACAGATTTTATGCAGAagcataaaatattaaaaacaccaGTGGTGTGTTCTCCAGGAACTTTTCATTACTCGTGGCCAAAGTCTGCGACTGTTCTTGGAATTGGCGATCAATACGTTTTGCCTGTCCATGTCGACGGAAATGCAAGACAAGACATGAAGG AATTGGACCTAAAACTGGCTGAATGTTTGAAAAGGAAACAGGCTGTCTTTATGGTGGTTGCTGTCATTGGAACTACAGAAGAGGGGGCAGTTGATCCGCTCGACGAGATTGTTGCTATGAGAGATAAGTATCGAGCACAG GGACTTAATTATGCCATTCACGCTGATGCTGCGTGGGGTGGATATATGTTAACTATGATTCAACCTCCTTCAGAAGAAAGAAGAGCTACTTGCGAAGAACGCGGAGAGGATTTCGTTCCAGCAATACCTCTTTCTGATTATGCAAAGAAGCAGTATCAAACCATCAAACATGCAGACACAG TAACCATTGATCCGCATAAAGCTGGTCTCTGTTTATACCCAGCTGGAGCACTTTGCTATAGAAATGGAACAATGAAAGATCTCATCACTTTGGCTGCTACTGAAGTGTTTCATGGTGACAACGATATTTCAGTTGGTGTGTATGGGTTGGAAGGATCAAAACCTGGAGCAGCTGCAGCAGGAGTTTTGTTGTCTCATAGG GTTATTGGACTCGACCAAATGGGGTATGGCAGAATTTTGGGACAATGTCAACTTTTAAGCAAATTATTTTACTGCATGTGGATGACAGTTGCTCAGGATTATGATGATTGGGTGTGTGTCAATTTCATCGATCTTCCAGAACTACCACCAGAGTTCCCACAAACAGAGGAAGAGCAGAAGGACTATATTCGAACAAGGATATTGGGACGAGATAACGAAGAATTAGCACAA GACGAAGAAGCTATGAGGTTTTTGCGAATCGTCGGTCCAGACGCCTTGATCAATACATGTGCAGTTAACTTGATTGGTAATTCTGATAATTTGGAAGCAATGAATCAACTTCAGAATGACATTTTCGACGAAACAAACG CGGGTGTTGGTAAGAATCCCAAAAGAGTACCAATCTTTTTAACAACATCTACTTATGAAAGGGAAAAATATGGAGAATCTTTAGACCAGTTCAAACATCGATTGGGCATCTCAGCTGATGGTAACCTGGATTTCCTAAGAAACACTTGCATGAGTCCATTTGAAGCCAATGATCTTAACGTAGTGGTGTATGGAAAACTATTCAGAAATGTTGTACTGAATTGCATCGGCGGA CTTGAGGTTGGCGGTCTGGGGGATCCCAAAGTTCATCATACTTTTGTGGTTGCTGGTAAAGCGGATGACGAACACGGCCGTGTATTCTTGGATTATATTCCATCCTTTTCTACTGCTGGTAAACAATATCACGTAGTTCTTTCCATGCTTCCCGCCACAGATACAGACCGTGATCGACTAAG aaATGCTCAACGAAACCAACTTTCTACTTTCTATCTGAAAACAAAAGGAGCTACAACGATGAAAAACTTTTTGCGAAGTGATAATACTTTCATGATGGAAGTTTACAAAg GTACTAACGCAAACAAGATATGTGATGTGACCATGAAAGTGGATGAAGTGTTCAGATACTTTCATTTGGAGAGTTTGCAAGCCAGTGAACACATTGAGTATCCCGAGCAccaaaaatatttcttgtaTGGTGATACTAAGCGAGCATTCATTTCACATGTGCCAACTAAATCACCCGACTTTCATCAG GTTATCGAACTTGATGAACTCCCACACAGCGTCACACCAGAAATGTTAGATCTTGGCGTGATTATCACCATTCCTGAAATACCTGGGAGACCATTGGAAATTCGAGGATCCATTGCAGATCCATTGCAACGTGATACTTACACTGTTTCATTCAAGGGCGTGCAATACGCTGATTGCGAAACAACCATTACATTTGCGAATCAAAAcgcaaagaaatattttaatggCAACATCTag
- the LOC130648408 gene encoding putative nuclease HARBI1 has product MSFISCRHEMKTILKYMLNYELSSHRFILNMASNKRQLALFSALNAVLVSCTLLQLLSILVLKFLQEQRRLNNLRYQAVMERNTALSRYRRARLRYVRSKRKCWIKPGRTDKWWDNLHIVGNMCDDTWLQNFRMTKQQFMKLVELIRPYAKERSSQVRKDVIPLEKRLAITLYYLKDQGSLLMIGNTFGIAKSTTSVVVHEICGILAKDIASLLIKFPVEKADVEKISSNFLKRFGFPQVIGCVDGTHIPIKQPSENSHDYFSYKMYYSINCQAICDANGQFPNVEIKWPGSVHDARVFANCTVQEKYLNGEFKLFYKEIVEDGESVPQLLLGDPAYPLLPHVMKEFDHCISNEQVIFNQMLRSARNQIECAFGRLKARWRILNRAMDLQVKHVPNAILACFALHNFCEIEKSFVDPKVVEELALKERSLVNTVDKLNSYTTTSGTRVRDTLANYFKEFL; this is encoded by the exons ATGAGTTTCatttcatgccggcatgaaatGAAAACCATTCTCAAATACATGCTGAATTATGAACTTTCATCCCACAGATTCATTTTAAACATGGCTTCCAACAAGAGACAGCTTGCGCTTTTTTCAGCCTTGAATGCAGTTCTCGTGAGCTGCACGTTGTTACAACTACTAAGTATTTTGGTATTGAAATTTTTACAAGAACAGAGGAGGCTCAACAATTTGAGATATCAAGCAGTTATGGAGAGAAATACAGCATTGTCGAGGTACAGACGTGCAAGGTTGAG ATATGTTAGAAGCAAGAGAAAATGCTGGATTAAACCTGGAAGAACTGATAAATGGTGGGATAACTTGCACATTGTTGGTAACATGTGTGACGATACTTGGTTACAAAACTTCAGAATGACAAAACAACAATTTATGAAACTTGTCGAATTAATTAGACCTTACGCAAAGGAAAGGTCTTCACAAGTCCGCAAAGACGTAATTCCGCTAGAAAAACGACTAGCTATTACGCTTTATTACTTGAAGGACCAAGGTTCTCTTTTGATGATTGGCAATACATTTGGCATAGCAAAAAGTACGACAAGTGTTGTTGTACATGAAATATGTGGCATATTAGCGAAAGATATCGCTTCTTTGTTGATAAAATTCCCAGTGGAAAAGGCTGATGTGGAAAAGATTTCCAGTAACTTCCTAAAACGATTTGGATTCCCTCAGGTGATTGGTTGTGTTGATGGCACACACATCCCAATAAAACAACCCTCAGAAAACTCTCATGATTACTTTTCCTACAAGATGTATTACTCGATCAATTGTCAAGCAATATGCGATGCGAATGGACAATTCCCGAATGTCGAAATTAAATGGCCAGGCAGTGTTCATGATGCTAGAGTTTTTGCTAACTGCACGGTTCAGGAAAAGTATCTTAATGGagagtttaaattattttacaaggAGATCGTAGAGGATGGTGAATCCGTGCCACAGTTGCTTTTGGGAGATCCTGCATACCCTCTTTTACCACATGTGATGAAGGAGTTCGATCATTGCATATCGAATGAACAAGTCATATTCAATCAAATGTTACGCTCCGCCCGTAACCAAATAGAATGCGCATTTGGAAGGCTTAAAGCTAGGTGGAGAATTTTAAATCGCGCTATGGATCTGCAAGTGAAACATGTTCCAAATGCTATACTAGCTTGTTTTGCATTACACAACTTTTGCGAAATCGAAAAGTCGTTTGTAGACCCGAAGGTCGTAGAGGAATTGGCATTGAAAGAACGCAGCCTTGTAAACACAGTTGATAAACTTAACTCTTACACAACAACTTCAGGAACCAGGGTTAGGGATACTTTAGCAAACTATTTCAAAgagtttttgtaa